A single Triticum dicoccoides isolate Atlit2015 ecotype Zavitan chromosome 2A, WEW_v2.0, whole genome shotgun sequence DNA region contains:
- the LOC119358830 gene encoding uncharacterized protein LOC119358830 produces MKENPSISVTILLAYLILAIGGKEVKCIRREENTSGVPLNQKVNKTILVDGRDVYDCIDVNLQPAFSHPLLKDHKIQMEPSSFPQSISTKSPSMDVIPQAQLPLIECPKGMIPILRNNRRVQTPIETIDKVTTNEEHEVAGVEYYDELYGTRAKINIYNPMVKNNSKDLSAGSKIIKAGVADGIGAGSWVYPSYSGDNSARFHVAWVDGLKTCPDHDCGVFVQVSSSVGLGGRLKPVSVYKGPQYMIDVAIFKDPVTKHWWVAYGPQNIHIGYWPRQIFHFMKDQCNYALWGGYVQGPTASSDSPQMGSGHFASEGLGKAAFVRNIEILNKKNKYVIPDENKFGYVTTNLSKYTAKGSVDGYSHFGVHTYYGGPGGFV; encoded by the exons ATGAAAGAAAATCCATCTATTAGTGTGACCATTCTCTTAGCATATCTTATTCTAGCCATCGGAGGAAAAGAAGTAAAGTGTATCAGACGAGAAGAAAATACTAGCGGGGTCCCACTGAATCAAAAAGTCAATAAGACTATTCTG GTTGACGGAAGAGATGTTTATGACTGCATCGATGTGAATCTACAACCGGCCTTTAGCCATCCACTACTAAAAGACCACAAAATCCAG ATGGAACCAAGCTCTTTCCCACAAAGTATTTCTACCAAATCTCCGTCGATGGATGTCATCCCACAGGCCCAATTGCCCTTGATTGAGTGCCCTAAAGGAATGATTCCGATATTGCGTAACAACAGAAGGGTCCAGACGCCAATAGAAACTATTGATAAAGTGACTAccaatgaagaacatgag GTTGCAGGAGTGGAGTATTATGATGAGCTATATGGAACACGGGCTAAAATAAATATCTATAATCCTATGGTGAAAAATAATAGTAAGGATCTAAGTGCAGGATCTAAGATAATAAAAGCAGGTGTTGCAGATGGGATCGGGGCTGGTTCTTGGGTATATCCAAGCTACAGTGGTGACAACTCTGCTAGGTTTCATGTTGCTTGG GTTGATGGCTTAAAGACTTGCCCTGATCATGATTGTGGCGTTTTCGTGCAAGTTAGCTCAAGTGTTGGTCTAGGAGGAAGACTTAAACCAGTTTCTGTCTATAAAGGACCACAATACATGATAGATGTTGCTATTTTCAAG GATCCAGTGACTAAACATTGGTGGGTGGCTTATGGTCCACAAAACATACATATTGGATACTGGCCAAGACAAATTTTCCATTTCATGAAGGATCAATGTAATTATGCATTATGGGGTGGATATGTTCAAGGTCCGACAGCATCATCAGACTCTCCACAAATGGGTAGTGGCCATTTTGCTTCCGAAGGACTTGGAAAAGCAGCATTTGTGAGAAATATCGAAATTTTAAATAAGAAAAACAAGTATGTTATTCCAGATGAAAATAAATTTGGGTATGTCACCACCAATTTATCCAAATATACTGCAAAGGGTTCTGTTGATGGATATAGTCACTTTGGTGTGCATACTTACTATGGTGGACCTGGTGGTTTTGTTTGA